The DNA segment aaaaaaatatcctctttcttttttccactttaaatgtgtgtttctggttCCTTCTCTGTTCCCAGTGTCGTTTTTTGGTTCGGGGATTTAAATTTCCGCATCGAAGACTACGACATCCATGTGGTGAAATGTGCCATCGACAGCAATAAACTGCCCCTGCTGTTGGAGCGAGATCAGGTGAGGCAGTTTAAATGGTTCGCCCCCATGACTCTCTCGCAGGCTTTACGTCGCCTGTGCGTCCTCTGGCAGAGGAAGCTGTGgcacaaagtaaacaaacatccGCTTGAGTCTGTTTGAATGAATCATCCAGATGTGTGACCTGCCGCTCCTTTCCAATCATTTGTCTACTTCACAGCTCAACATGGCAAAAAACACAGAGTCCATTCTTGAGGGCTTCATTGAGGGACCACTGAAATTCCCACCCACCTATAAGTTTGATGTGGGCACTCATACTTACGACACTAGGTTGGTCCAGTCGCCCCCATCATAAACTTCTCCCatcatatttttcattttttctgtttgactGTTGCTGCCCACGATGACACTCGGTTACGATTTGCTTCTCTTCTGCTAGTGCAAAGAAGAGGAAACCAGCCTGGACAGACCGCATCCTCTGGCGCCCTCGTCGTACCGGCTCCCCCGTTcctacccacaatgcagcgcTGCAGAGGGGTCTGACCTCGTGGTTGGGTGGGTCAACCAAAGTGACACAGCATGTGTACCGAAGTCACATGGGCTTCACCATCAGCGACCACAAGCCGGTTTCTGCCGTGTTCTCACTGCACGTGAGACAATATCTTTTTGAAAATATAAGACATTTTTTGAacgacatttctttttttaactgctttgttatctttttttctaGTTCCCATTCAGGGTGGATATGCCTCTGGTGGAGCTGCAGGTAAACAAGGAATGGTGTAAGATCTCCGACGCCACAGTCAGGTTCACTGTTGCGTTGACTTATCAGCGCAGCTCATGGGACTGGGTAGCAATATACAAGGTAATTATCCGATTGTTTTTGCTCAAAAGCTCAAGAAGATGTAATAGTGTCAAAAATGATGTCCATTTGTTACTTCTGCACAGGTTGGATTCAGACATCACAAAGATTACCAGGCGTACATATGGGCCAAGGGGGAACATGCAACACAGGTGTGTAAGACACACATTTCCCCACATTTAGCTGAATTCAGGGTTCATTTCTTACCTTTCATTTCTTCCCCAGGTGACATTTTCGGAGGAGGATTTGCCAAGAGATGACTGTGAATACATGCTGGGTTACTACAGTAATAATATGAACAGCATTGTTGGACTGTCGACGCCGATTCAGGTAAAGGTTGACCTTTACATAAGAGTGCTCGTATGTTTCAGAAAATCTAGGGTTGTCTATAAGACACCCGGCCTCAACGCATTTAGTCCAATTCTTAAGCAAGTAATGTCAGATCATACAAATGCTTTCATGGGGTGTATGTCAGGGCTTTGTGCATGCTTTTCAAGTTCTGCCACACCAAACTGGGAAAACCAGTTTGAAAGAAAAGAACTGCCAGCGGCGTCGCTAACAGCCCCTCATCTTCTCTTGATATCGCCAAACCTAAACAGATCAACCTTCCGGCCCGCAGCCCCACCGCGCACCGTTCCAACAGCTCCGACGCCAGCTCAGAAGACGACAGCACTCTGGTTCTGCTTGCTCCAAACTCCCGCAGCCCGAGCCCAAAAATCGGAAAACACAACCATCGCCATCGCCGCAGCCGCAGCCCGGCTGTTTCTGCCATTTCCAACaaccccctcccttccctgcaGAACCTCAGCCTCTGCCCTCGCTCCAAAGAAAGCCAGACTCGCAGCCGCTCGCCTTGCCCTGCCGCCAGGAAGGAGCGACTGGTCTCGCCCGACACCGGGCTGTCCCCCGCCATCAGCCCGCTCAGTCCCCGCAGCCCCGGGTCCCCGGGGGGCGGAGTGACCGCACCGGAGGCCCTCGTCGCTGCCATTTTAGGTGAACATAGACCAGCTCAGATTAGCCCCACAGGGGCCAAACTGATAGGCAAGACAGGGGAAACGGACACTGCATAGCGTATAAACGACAATAgcatacaggggggggggggggggggtacaaggAGAACAGCGGCAATATCTACGCATCAAGGGTGGGATCCCACGACGTCACCGTGCTCGTAGAAGCAGGACATTCCGTGGTGTAGTTTGTAAACATTCCACATCGTAGCCACGCAGTTCCATCTCTGAATCGACCATCATGGCACACGCCATGTGAACCTTGGAGTCAAAGACACGTCCAGACTACCAACGTCAAGTGCTTTTATAGACTCATAAGCTATATCATATGTAAACAAACCTATTGTGAATGTGAAACCAAAGTCAGAGTAAACTTGTGACAGATGTGACCAGTGATTGATGACAGCATTGTGGTTCCATGTAGAAAGTCTCATATTAATATAAGGACTCTGGACCAGAAAGTGTCATATTTACATCagcgagggtgtgtgtgtgtgtgtgtgtgtgtgtgggtttgtgtaggCCTTTGTGTAGGCCTAATGTGttaaaacaaatgcatttagCATCAGATGATGGTTTAAACTTCTAACTCTGTAGTTCTTGGTCTGTATTCCTGAAATAAGCCTAATGTATCAAAGAACTGAAGCAGAGCATTTCACCTCAGTCGATCTGAAACATACACCTGTTCGATGCTCTTGTTCTTAGCAGCTAGAGATCAGTGAGTGGATCTTAAGGCTAATGTGTTAGTTTTGCCTCACAAAAGATAAcagtcatgtgtttgtgtgagtgtgcgaataaaacaaatttaaaaaaacagatttcaatGTGTAGCTAAAACAAGACTAATTTACAGCATATGTTTCTTACATATGTAATGTCATTGAAGTAGGATAACATGCGTATGTACAATGGAGCGCAGAGTGCAGAGGGTGCTGGAATAAAGACCAATGTAGCAGGCGAGTTATTAATACGCTGACAACCGGTTTGCAAGTATCATTTATCATAATTTAGCCCCTGTGGAGTTCAAAATTAGACCACGCCCATTTACCCCACGTGGTCTGTGCTCAGCAACAACATTGGCGGCGGAGAAACGCCTCGAAGGGTCTGGAGAAGTTGTCCAGTCTCAGAAACACAGCTGTCCAACCCACTCTGATTCACCGGGAGAGTCAAAACCCCAAGCCACCCATCCGCGCTGTGTACCGGAGCAGGAGACCCAGGCGAAGGCTGTAAAAACCCCTTCTCGTCCGTCGTATCTGAACGGCTAGCTTGTTAGATAACAGTGTGTTTATTGGCCAAAATGAACGGACATCAGAACGGTTTCCATAACAACTCGCTCATCGACGAAGACTGCTTCCTCTTCACTTCCGAGTCAGTCGGAGAGGGTCACCCGGGTAGGTTTTTACTTGTATAACCGCACGGCTGTGAGGTAGCTCTCGCTGTCTAGTAATAAATAGCCCAATAGCAGCCTGCTAGCCCCCGAAACAAGGTCACGCTGCGTGTCAGCTGTCCAGTAAATACCCTGCTCATCCCCTCTGACTCCTCTCCTGTGATGAAGAGGGTCCACGTGGTGTAAAAGTGGCGTAGCTACACGTATTTCACACGGACCACgctcttaaaaacaaataaacacgcTGTTCACTGGCTGAGATATTCTaagttaaatgttaaaagttGTCGAGCCGAAGTAACGTTACGTAGCAGTGTTTTTAGCATGCTAACAACACTGCTGCTAACAGTTCAAGCTAAcatgctgttgtgttgtgtcctcACGTCTAAGTTGGCACCACGCCGCTGTCCTCTGTCAATACACAACGTGCGAGCGGCTGTTCGTGTCTCTTGTTTTAGGTTTGACTCTTTAAACACGGCCAGTGCTTcttgtaattttatttttaaattttatccCTGAGTCAGGTAGTGTAGCTAGCTGGCATGTGACGTGACgtatatagcgcttttctaaatGTCTCAAAGACGCTTTAACACTTTAATGTCCTCTGTATTATCGTGCCCCGTGGTTTCTGCCAACAGAATAAAACATGTGCCGTAAACAgatggcaaaaacaaaataccCCTCAAAGCTGCACAAAGCTCTGGTGACAATAcattatttagtttttattaacAGCCCATACAATTTGGGTTTGAATCAACAAGAAGATATTATCACATATGAATAGCATCACACATTAGGCCTATGCATACTATAaaatcaaaatatataattaaaataatttgtacACAGGTAAAGGGCATGAATAAATTACTGCAGGTCAAGTTCTGCACTGAAAAATGACTAAATATGAAAGGTAAATAGTAAATCAGAAGAAAGTTAACAGATACGTTAACAAGTGAGTAGCCTAGT comes from the Gasterosteus aculeatus chromosome 14, fGasAcu3.hap1.1, whole genome shotgun sequence genome and includes:
- the inpp5ja gene encoding inositol polyphosphate 5-phosphatase K isoform X2; protein product: MVDGSHAAETNRHRPPWTHSPSDFASTARGPGTSSHPPLRGAPKTFRIGHHAGCSCTRKSDGPNAVDAAKVRNHPGNTGPQSANVLSHSLTDSSLCRRSPQSPRSPQSYTSRPYLSPNPGLPLPNPSLSPQPQRSPPPGSSTKGPVQSEKPGADNDDFRVYIVTWNVGSAVPPDDITSLFGPNVSDGSVDMFVIGLQEVNSMINKRLKDVIFSDQWSELCMDRLSPFGYVLVASQRMQGVLLLVFSKFCHLPFLRGVQTESTRTGLGGYWGNKGGVSARMTVFGHPVCFLNCHLPAHMRNLEQRMEDFESILQQQQFEGGTATGVLDHDVVFWFGDLNFRIEDYDIHVVKCAIDSNKLPLLLERDQLNMAKNTESILEGFIEGPLKFPPTYKFDVGTHTYDTSAKKRKPAWTDRILWRPRRTGSPVPTHNAALQRGLTSWLGGSTKVTQHVYRSHMGFTISDHKPVSAVFSLHFPFRVDMPLVELQVNKEWCKISDATVRFTVALTYQRSSWDWVAIYKVGFRHHKDYQAYIWAKGEHATQVTFSEEDLPRDDCEYMLGYYSNNMNSIVGLSTPIQINLPARSPTAHRSNSSDASSEDDSTLVLLAPNSRSPSPKIGKHNHRHRRSRSPAVSAISNNPLPSLQNLSLCPRSKESQTRSRSPCPAARKERLVSPDTGLSPAISPLSPRSPGSPGGGVTAPEALVAAILGEHRPAQISPTGAKLIGKTGETDTA
- the inpp5ja gene encoding inositol polyphosphate 5-phosphatase K isoform X1, yielding MDRMQQKPIGTDRRGLTVRPTSPPQLVVQEPPLIRPLEEPQKHLGSGTMQAAAAPVKVTDQMLLTQPKSGTTPATLVSISRPRPTALGTKPAPKSTRISADPSKEIDLIPVCIPGPQSANVLSHSLTDSSLCRRSPQSPRSPQSYTSRPYLSPNPGLPLPNPSLSPQPQRSPPPGSSTKGPVQSEKPGADNDDFRVYIVTWNVGSAVPPDDITSLFGPNVSDGSVDMFVIGLQEVNSMINKRLKDVIFSDQWSELCMDRLSPFGYVLVASQRMQGVLLLVFSKFCHLPFLRGVQTESTRTGLGGYWGNKGGVSARMTVFGHPVCFLNCHLPAHMRNLEQRMEDFESILQQQQFEGGTATGVLDHDVVFWFGDLNFRIEDYDIHVVKCAIDSNKLPLLLERDQLNMAKNTESILEGFIEGPLKFPPTYKFDVGTHTYDTSAKKRKPAWTDRILWRPRRTGSPVPTHNAALQRGLTSWLGGSTKVTQHVYRSHMGFTISDHKPVSAVFSLHFPFRVDMPLVELQVNKEWCKISDATVRFTVALTYQRSSWDWVAIYKVGFRHHKDYQAYIWAKGEHATQVTFSEEDLPRDDCEYMLGYYSNNMNSIVGLSTPIQINLPARSPTAHRSNSSDASSEDDSTLVLLAPNSRSPSPKIGKHNHRHRRSRSPAVSAISNNPLPSLQNLSLCPRSKESQTRSRSPCPAARKERLVSPDTGLSPAISPLSPRSPGSPGGGVTAPEALVAAILGEHRPAQISPTGAKLIGKTGETDTA